One Nitrospirota bacterium DNA segment encodes these proteins:
- a CDS encoding ABC transporter ATP-binding protein, which yields MLMVQDLWVSVGDRQVLKGVNFSMNYGEINMLFGPNGAGKTTFMMTLMGFPKYKIEQGRIYFKGNDITGMDLSERARLGLGISFQRPPTVKGVTLSRMIEIINGSDMQDISAKVQKLNLSEHLNRGLNDGFSGGEMKRSELLQLMVQRPDLVLIDEPESGVDIENIALVGEAINSLLGKDKVKDPKRSAIIITHTGYILDFVNADKGYIVFDGNLLCRGNPRDILAEIKKHGYRRCAECR from the coding sequence ATGCTGATGGTGCAGGACCTCTGGGTATCCGTCGGTGACAGACAGGTATTGAAGGGCGTGAATTTCTCGATGAATTACGGGGAAATCAATATGCTGTTCGGTCCCAATGGAGCAGGCAAAACAACCTTCATGATGACACTGATGGGATTTCCAAAATATAAAATAGAGCAGGGCCGGATCTATTTCAAAGGCAACGATATTACCGGCATGGATCTTTCTGAAAGGGCACGGCTCGGCCTCGGCATATCTTTTCAGCGGCCGCCTACCGTGAAAGGTGTCACGCTGAGCAGAATGATCGAAATCATCAATGGTTCTGACATGCAGGATATCTCCGCAAAAGTCCAGAAGCTCAACCTTTCTGAGCACCTGAACAGGGGACTGAATGACGGATTTTCCGGTGGAGAGATGAAACGCTCGGAGCTTCTCCAGCTTATGGTCCAGCGACCCGATCTGGTCCTCATCGATGAACCGGAATCAGGGGTAGACATAGAAAACATTGCGCTCGTAGGTGAGGCGATAAACTCGCTCCTTGGAAAAGACAAAGTGAAAGACCCGAAGAGAAGTGCGATTATCATTACTCATACCGGCTATATCCTTGACTTCGTGAACGCAGATAAGGGGTATATCGTATTTGACGGAAATCTGCTCTGCAGGGGTAATCCCCGCGATATCCTTGCGGAGATCAAAAAGCATGGCTACAGGAGGTGCGCGGAATGCCGATAA
- a CDS encoding SufD family Fe-S cluster assembly protein, whose protein sequence is MPISETRLSEIRAKAESAKDKKAFFGPDIDLSQYNQHIERGKIESLESLSHQAQEAAILTGINLNEEYRAGSFLQVDQSVVYESLNKAYEGQLEIMSTSDALTRYDWIEEYFWKSVPIDQDKYTAQAALNMTHGYFIRVFPHQKPQYPVQSCLLVAENYISQNVHNIIIVEEGAELQVITGCTLSDSSAEGIHLGISEFYVKKGGKLFFTMIHNWADNFHVRPRTWAVVEEDGSFVSNYVLLKPVKSIQAFPVAHLKGDRSSAKFNTVVYGLRDSYIDLGSRIILEGTDTRGESVARTIAADKSIIFARGDLVAKTREYCLAHLDCRGILFSRQAKIDAIPQLVSDGSLKAELSHEASIGPISEEQVEYLMSRGISREDAVSVITSGFLNLDIPYIPEFLDKNIKEVIKATAHEAL, encoded by the coding sequence ATGCCGATAAGCGAAACACGCCTTTCAGAGATACGGGCAAAAGCCGAAAGTGCAAAAGACAAAAAGGCCTTCTTCGGTCCGGACATAGATCTTTCACAATATAACCAGCATATAGAGAGGGGAAAAATCGAGAGCCTCGAAAGCCTTTCGCATCAGGCTCAGGAGGCAGCGATCCTTACAGGAATCAATCTGAATGAAGAATACCGGGCCGGGTCCTTTCTGCAGGTCGACCAGTCTGTGGTGTATGAAAGCCTGAATAAGGCATATGAGGGGCAGCTGGAGATCATGAGCACGTCCGATGCACTGACCAGATACGACTGGATTGAGGAGTACTTCTGGAAATCGGTCCCCATAGACCAGGACAAATATACCGCACAGGCAGCACTGAATATGACCCACGGCTATTTCATCCGGGTATTTCCTCATCAGAAACCCCAGTACCCTGTGCAGTCATGCCTTCTGGTAGCGGAAAACTATATAAGTCAAAACGTGCATAATATCATCATTGTGGAGGAAGGTGCGGAACTCCAGGTGATCACCGGCTGCACCCTGTCGGACAGCAGTGCAGAAGGGATTCATCTTGGGATTTCAGAATTTTATGTAAAAAAGGGCGGGAAGCTTTTTTTCACGATGATCCATAACTGGGCAGACAATTTTCATGTCAGGCCGAGAACATGGGCGGTCGTCGAAGAAGACGGTTCTTTTGTGAGCAATTACGTGCTCCTGAAGCCGGTCAAATCCATACAGGCCTTTCCCGTCGCGCATCTTAAGGGGGACAGGTCATCTGCAAAGTTCAATACAGTCGTCTACGGACTCAGGGACTCATATATCGATCTCGGTTCCAGGATTATCCTTGAAGGGACTGATACCCGGGGGGAATCTGTCGCACGGACGATTGCCGCTGATAAAAGCATTATCTTTGCGCGGGGAGACCTTGTTGCAAAGACCAGGGAGTATTGCCTTGCGCATCTCGACTGTCGCGGGATTCTATTCTCACGGCAGGCAAAGATTGACGCCATCCCGCAGCTGGTCTCGGACGGTTCCCTGAAGGCAGAGCTTTCACATGAGGCATCGATCGGTCCCATCTCTGAGGAACAGGTGGAGTATCTCATGTCCAGAGGCATATCGCGGGAGGATGCTGTTTCCGTCATCACCTCAGGGTTTCTCAATCTTGATATCCCCTATATTCCCGAGTTTCTCGACAAGAATATCAAAGAGGTGATAAAGGCCACTGCCCATGAGGCGCTGTGA